In Paracoccus methylovorus, a genomic segment contains:
- the radA gene encoding DNA repair protein RadA, whose amino-acid sequence MAKPITAFTCTACGGSHRKWSGRCDACGAWNTVIEEVPLSQGPGRGLGTLKGKPIPLSGLETQEAPPPRAISGIAELDRVLGGGLVPGSAVLVGGDPGIGKSTLLLQAAAAFARTGQQAIYVSGEEASAQVRLRAQRLGLGDAPVRLGAETALRDILTTLDTERPDVAVIDSIQTLWSDRIEAAPGSVTQVRAAVHELVTFAKRRGTSVILVGHVTKEGQIAGPRVVEHMVDTVLYFEGERGHQFRILRAHKNRFGPADEIGVFEMTGGGLSEVANPSALFLSERGEASAGSAVFAGIEGTRPVLTEVQALVAPSTLASPRRTVVGLDAGRVSTILAVLEARCAIPFAGLDVFLNVAGGMRVNEPAADLAIAAALLSAREDVALPPEAVLFGEISLSGALRPVSQAENRLKEAQKLGFSRAILPSATKVEGVAGMRIDRIADLTSFVGETFGAG is encoded by the coding sequence ATGGCCAAACCGATCACCGCCTTCACCTGCACTGCCTGCGGCGGCAGCCACCGCAAATGGTCCGGTCGCTGCGACGCCTGCGGCGCATGGAACACCGTTATCGAGGAGGTGCCGCTTTCGCAGGGCCCCGGCCGCGGCCTTGGCACACTCAAGGGCAAACCCATCCCGCTTTCGGGTCTGGAAACACAAGAGGCGCCGCCGCCGCGCGCGATTTCCGGCATTGCCGAACTCGACCGCGTGCTGGGTGGGGGGCTGGTTCCCGGCTCGGCGGTGCTTGTCGGCGGCGATCCGGGCATCGGTAAATCCACCCTGCTTCTGCAAGCCGCAGCCGCCTTCGCGCGCACAGGACAACAGGCGATCTATGTCTCTGGCGAAGAGGCCAGCGCACAGGTCCGGCTGCGGGCGCAGCGCCTGGGCCTTGGCGACGCGCCGGTGCGGCTTGGGGCGGAAACCGCGCTGCGTGACATCCTCACCACGCTCGACACCGAACGGCCCGATGTTGCCGTGATCGATTCCATCCAGACGCTCTGGTCCGACCGGATCGAGGCGGCACCCGGATCGGTAACGCAGGTCCGCGCCGCCGTTCATGAACTTGTCACCTTCGCCAAGCGGCGCGGCACTTCGGTCATCCTCGTCGGCCATGTCACCAAAGAGGGGCAGATCGCCGGCCCGCGCGTGGTCGAGCATATGGTCGATACCGTTTTGTATTTCGAGGGCGAGCGCGGTCACCAGTTCCGAATCCTGCGCGCGCACAAGAACCGCTTCGGCCCCGCGGACGAGATCGGCGTCTTCGAAATGACCGGCGGCGGGCTTTCCGAAGTGGCCAATCCCTCGGCGCTGTTTCTGTCCGAGCGCGGCGAGGCCAGCGCCGGATCGGCGGTCTTCGCCGGGATCGAGGGCACGCGGCCGGTCCTGACCGAGGTGCAGGCCCTCGTCGCCCCCTCGACATTGGCGAGTCCCCGCCGAACCGTAGTCGGGCTGGACGCAGGGCGCGTCTCGACCATCCTTGCCGTGCTCGAGGCGCGCTGCGCCATCCCCTTCGCCGGTTTGGATGTTTTTCTTAATGTTGCCGGGGGGATGCGTGTAAACGAACCCGCCGCCGACCTGGCCATCGCCGCGGCGCTGCTAAGCGCGCGCGAGGATGTGGCGCTGCCGCCCGAGGCCGTGCTTTTCGGCGAGATAAGCCTGTCCGGAGCGCTGCGCCCGGTGTCACAGGCGGAAAACAGGTTGAAAGAGGCGCAGAAACTTGGTTTTTCACGGGCGATCCTGCCATCGGCCACCAAGGTCGAGGGCGTGGCCGGGATGCGGATCGACCGCATCGCGGATCTGACAAGTTTCGTGGGCGAGACATTCGGCGCAGGATAA
- a CDS encoding CvpA family protein translates to MDGFTIIDGVVAAVIILSAILAYARGFVRESLAILGWIGAAVLAFIFAATVRPMVAQVPGLNKFLADSCELATIAGFAAVFALALVLFSIITPLFSSVVQRSALGGVDQGMGFLFGVARGILLVAIAFIVYDRVMASQPVAMVDNSRSAQVFERMRGQMDQQIPQDAPGWVVSRYEQLVRSCAPSGQPVDASTPTPTTPAN, encoded by the coding sequence ATGGACGGTTTCACCATCATCGACGGCGTTGTCGCGGCCGTGATCATCCTCTCGGCGATCCTGGCCTATGCACGGGGCTTCGTGCGCGAATCGCTGGCGATTCTGGGTTGGATCGGCGCAGCGGTGCTGGCCTTCATCTTCGCGGCGACGGTGCGGCCCATGGTGGCGCAGGTGCCGGGGCTCAACAAATTCCTTGCCGACAGTTGCGAACTAGCGACTATCGCCGGCTTTGCCGCGGTCTTTGCCCTGGCGCTGGTGCTGTTCTCGATCATCACGCCGCTGTTCTCTTCGGTGGTGCAGCGTTCGGCGCTGGGGGGCGTGGATCAGGGCATGGGCTTCCTGTTCGGCGTAGCGCGCGGCATCCTGCTCGTCGCGATCGCCTTCATCGTCTACGACCGGGTTATGGCCAGCCAACCCGTGGCCATGGTCGACAATTCCCGCTCGGCTCAGGTGTTCGAACGGATGCGCGGCCAGATGGACCAGCAGATCCCGCAGGACGCACCGGGATGGGTCGTCAGCCGCTATGAGCAGCTGGTGCGCAGCTGCGCACCCTCGGGCCAGCCGGTCGATGCGTCCACCCCCACGCCCACCACACCGGCAAATTGA